From a region of the Streptomyces sp. B21-083 genome:
- a CDS encoding lysylphosphatidylglycerol synthase transmembrane domain-containing protein, giving the protein MSSFPIVPIAPPAPTVQSPLQGISDCPSPASRARRFPGARYARRVLCLLPLLLIGIWAADNWPVLHDGARRLTTADPGWLAIGAAFTFLCWVSAAFARQGAIPERLPPGLLLASQFAAGAANNVLPAGLGAHAVTLRFLTGRGIPLARATASLALYSLVKPVAKLLLILALLATFPTSLATADVLPDQGTLLPIVVGVAGTVIVVTLVLALVRPLRRPLLDGLRTALTDARRLHTRPVRVAALWGGAAGFSLCQAAVLACVGASLGLPIAWPDVVFAYLAASAAVGAVPAPAGIGPVDAALVFTLAAMGAPMSLAAATVVGFRVLTVWLPLLPGALVLSLLVRAKVL; this is encoded by the coding sequence GTGTCCTCATTTCCGATAGTTCCCATAGCTCCGCCCGCTCCGACGGTCCAGTCGCCTCTCCAGGGCATCTCGGACTGTCCCTCACCGGCCTCCCGTGCCCGCCGGTTCCCCGGCGCGCGGTACGCCCGCCGCGTGCTCTGTCTGCTGCCGCTCCTGCTCATCGGGATCTGGGCGGCGGACAACTGGCCGGTGCTGCACGACGGTGCCCGGCGGCTCACCACGGCCGACCCCGGCTGGCTGGCGATCGGTGCCGCGTTCACGTTCCTGTGCTGGGTTTCCGCGGCCTTCGCCCGCCAGGGGGCGATCCCGGAGCGGCTGCCGCCCGGGCTGCTGCTGGCCTCGCAGTTCGCCGCCGGAGCCGCGAACAACGTTCTCCCGGCCGGTCTCGGCGCCCACGCGGTCACCCTGCGCTTCCTGACCGGCCGTGGCATCCCGCTGGCCCGCGCCACCGCGTCCCTCGCCCTTTACTCGCTGGTCAAACCGGTGGCGAAGCTGCTGCTGATCCTCGCGCTCCTGGCGACCTTCCCGACCTCCCTGGCCACCGCCGACGTCCTCCCCGACCAGGGCACACTGCTGCCCATCGTCGTCGGCGTGGCCGGCACGGTGATCGTCGTGACGCTCGTTCTGGCCCTCGTACGTCCGTTGCGGCGCCCCCTGCTCGACGGTCTGCGCACCGCCCTGACGGACGCGCGCCGGCTGCACACCCGGCCTGTCCGGGTCGCCGCACTATGGGGCGGCGCCGCGGGCTTCTCCCTGTGCCAGGCCGCGGTGCTGGCCTGCGTCGGGGCCTCGCTCGGGCTGCCGATCGCCTGGCCCGACGTGGTCTTCGCCTACCTCGCCGCGAGCGCCGCTGTCGGCGCCGTGCCCGCGCCGGCCGGGATCGGCCCCGTCGACGCGGCCCTGGTGTTCACGCTGGCCGCGATGGGCGCCCCGATGTCCCTGGCCGCCGCGACCGTCGTCGGCTTCCGTGTCCTGACGGTCTGGCTGCCGCTGCTGCCGGGCGCCCTCGTCCTGTCGTTGCTGGTGCGCGCCAAGGTGCTGTGA
- a CDS encoding class I SAM-dependent methyltransferase, whose amino-acid sequence MRDDEHGTSTADAPEAAVTPDAPDGPAAPSRAEQVSALRPTYQTDLAHGLDRFFEPPRTSCPWCGSARLTTRLRTTDLLQHKPGRFVLDRCEDCRHTFQNPRLNPAGLEFYYRDFYDGLGEKQLGNTFAGRTKMYEQRARALLPFDDAPKNWLDVGTGHGHFCESARVVHTGTTFDGLDFTDGAELAERAGRVEHGYRGSFTELAPELAAHYDVVSMFHYLEHSTEPPLELEAARQAIRPGGHLVIEVPDPDSRYARLLGRWWLPWLQPQHLHFVPVDNLRQRLTELGFTVVLEQHAEPHDPVDLLAAVWLALDNAAPRDNLPWLPQPPNALRRTLRGALLLAGVPALILGTLLDRFAVRPISHRVGVSNAYRLVARRD is encoded by the coding sequence ATGAGAGACGACGAGCACGGGACCAGCACAGCGGATGCGCCGGAAGCGGCAGTAACGCCGGATGCGCCGGACGGGCCGGCGGCTCCGAGCCGTGCCGAGCAGGTGTCCGCCCTCCGGCCCACCTACCAGACCGACCTGGCCCACGGCCTCGACCGGTTCTTCGAACCCCCGCGCACCAGTTGCCCCTGGTGCGGCTCGGCCCGGCTCACGACCCGGCTGCGGACCACCGACCTGCTCCAGCACAAGCCCGGACGGTTCGTGCTAGACCGCTGCGAGGACTGCCGGCACACCTTCCAGAACCCCCGGCTCAACCCCGCCGGGCTGGAGTTCTACTACCGCGACTTCTACGACGGGCTCGGCGAGAAGCAGCTCGGCAACACCTTCGCGGGCCGCACCAAAATGTACGAGCAGCGGGCCCGAGCCCTGCTCCCCTTCGACGACGCGCCGAAAAACTGGCTCGACGTCGGCACCGGCCACGGCCACTTCTGTGAGTCGGCCCGGGTCGTCCACACCGGCACGACCTTCGACGGGCTTGACTTCACCGACGGCGCCGAACTCGCCGAGCGGGCGGGACGCGTCGAACACGGCTACCGGGGCAGCTTCACCGAGCTGGCCCCCGAACTGGCCGCCCACTACGACGTCGTCAGCATGTTCCACTACCTGGAGCACAGCACCGAGCCCCCGCTCGAACTGGAGGCCGCCCGGCAGGCCATCCGACCCGGCGGACACCTGGTGATCGAGGTCCCCGACCCCGACAGCCGCTACGCCCGGCTGCTCGGCCGTTGGTGGCTGCCCTGGCTCCAGCCCCAGCACCTGCACTTCGTGCCCGTCGACAACCTCCGGCAGCGGCTCACCGAGCTGGGCTTCACCGTCGTCCTGGAGCAGCACGCCGAGCCGCACGACCCCGTCGACCTGCTCGCCGCCGTCTGGCTGGCCCTCGACAACGCCGCCCCGCGCGACAACCTCCCGTGGCTTCCGCAGCCGCCGAACGCCCTGCGCCGCACCCTGCGCGGAGCCCTGCTGCTGGCCGGCGTCCCCGCGCTGATCCTGGGCACCCTGCTGGACCGCTTCGCCGTCCGCCCGATCTCCCACCGCGTGGGCGTCTCCAACGCGTACCGCCTGGTGGCCCGCCGGGACTGA
- a CDS encoding glycosyltransferase, whose product MSRFLFVVPPLVGHINPAVGVAAELASRGHESAWVCADPGLVGKLVGEDVTVFPCAGPVPGSGDGVRPPDMRGPEALKFLWEHFLAPLAEEMAPGVAAAVGEFGPDVVVADQQALAGGLVAERLGLPWATSATTSAEFTDVLSGMPKVAEWLDELLAGLRDRVGDPAGTADPRFSPHLVLAFSTPEFVGPDARTGDQIRYVGPSVADRPAAPGFPWDWLDPARATVLVTLGTANTDVGARFLSECQVAARERAERVQTVIVDPAGVLGSTPGGDDDKDVLIVPSAPQLPLLERVDAVVCHAGHNSVCEALWHGVPLVVAPIRDDQPVVAGQVVAAGAGIRVRFGRVTAPKLGAAIDAVLHEPGHRLAASRIRTAFRAAGGASAAATHLEQLAIGAPAKETV is encoded by the coding sequence GTGAGCCGGTTCCTGTTCGTCGTGCCGCCGCTCGTCGGGCACATCAACCCGGCTGTCGGGGTCGCCGCCGAACTCGCCTCGCGCGGCCACGAGTCGGCCTGGGTGTGCGCGGATCCGGGACTCGTGGGGAAGCTCGTCGGTGAGGACGTCACCGTCTTCCCGTGCGCCGGGCCCGTCCCCGGCTCCGGTGACGGCGTACGACCGCCGGACATGCGGGGGCCCGAGGCGCTGAAGTTCCTCTGGGAACACTTCCTCGCCCCGCTCGCCGAGGAGATGGCTCCCGGAGTCGCCGCCGCCGTGGGGGAGTTCGGGCCGGACGTGGTCGTCGCCGACCAACAGGCCCTCGCCGGTGGCCTCGTCGCCGAGCGGCTGGGACTGCCGTGGGCGACCTCGGCGACCACCTCCGCCGAGTTCACCGACGTACTGTCCGGCATGCCCAAGGTCGCCGAGTGGCTGGACGAGCTGCTCGCGGGCCTCCGGGACCGCGTCGGTGATCCCGCCGGCACCGCAGACCCACGGTTCTCCCCGCACCTCGTACTCGCTTTCAGCACCCCGGAGTTCGTCGGCCCGGATGCCCGGACGGGCGACCAGATCCGATACGTCGGCCCGTCCGTCGCCGACCGGCCCGCCGCGCCCGGCTTCCCCTGGGACTGGCTCGACCCGGCCCGCGCCACCGTCCTCGTCACCCTCGGCACCGCCAACACCGATGTCGGAGCACGTTTTCTGTCGGAGTGTCAGGTCGCCGCACGAGAGCGGGCGGAGCGGGTGCAGACGGTGATCGTCGATCCGGCGGGCGTACTCGGAAGCACCCCGGGCGGGGACGACGACAAAGATGTCCTGATCGTCCCCTCCGCGCCCCAACTCCCGCTCCTGGAACGGGTCGACGCCGTCGTCTGCCACGCCGGGCACAACAGCGTGTGCGAGGCGCTCTGGCACGGGGTACCGCTTGTCGTCGCGCCTATCCGGGACGACCAGCCCGTGGTCGCCGGTCAGGTCGTGGCGGCCGGGGCGGGCATCCGGGTGCGGTTCGGGCGGGTCACCGCGCCGAAACTGGGCGCGGCGATCGACGCCGTACTGCACGAGCCCGGCCACCGCCTCGCGGCGAGCCGGATCCGTACCGCGTTCCGGGCCGCCGGAGGTGCCTCGGCGGCGGCCACCCATCTTGAGCAACTCGCCATCGGCGCGCCCGCCAAGGAGACGGTATGA
- a CDS encoding alpha/beta fold hydrolase: protein MGHVDIGGGLRLHAQRIGPRGGRPVAATAVLVHGLLTDSLASYYFTVAPAFAASGIDVVMYDLRGHGRSSRPATGYTLDDNIDDLEALLDRLEVTGPVHLVGNSYGGTVAFGYAARHPERAASVSLIESEPATAAWAGKLDGILGRVMHELAHNEADAIAWITANRGQNTARLAKGAARLARETTLAQDIPASRVLTDDETGSVRCPVLGVYGGDSDLAGLAPWLESVLPDCRTVVVPGHEHSVLVEASGTVGGHILSLILGAAAPVPLAGAEAR, encoded by the coding sequence CATCGGCGGCGGCCTCCGGCTGCACGCCCAGCGCATCGGCCCGCGCGGCGGACGGCCGGTCGCCGCGACCGCCGTCCTCGTGCACGGCCTGCTCACCGACAGTCTGGCCAGCTACTACTTCACCGTGGCACCGGCGTTCGCCGCCTCCGGCATCGACGTCGTCATGTACGACCTGCGCGGCCACGGCCGCTCCAGCCGCCCCGCCACCGGCTACACGCTCGACGACAACATCGACGACCTGGAGGCCCTCCTCGACCGTCTGGAGGTGACCGGCCCGGTCCATCTCGTCGGCAACTCCTACGGCGGGACAGTCGCGTTCGGATACGCCGCCCGCCACCCGGAGCGGGCCGCCAGCGTCTCCCTCATCGAGTCGGAACCGGCGACCGCCGCCTGGGCGGGCAAACTCGACGGCATCCTCGGCCGGGTCATGCACGAACTCGCGCACAACGAGGCCGACGCCATCGCCTGGATCACCGCCAACCGAGGCCAGAACACCGCCCGCCTAGCCAAGGGCGCCGCCCGGCTGGCCCGCGAGACGACCCTGGCCCAGGACATCCCGGCCAGCCGTGTCCTGACCGACGACGAGACCGGTTCCGTACGCTGCCCGGTACTCGGTGTGTACGGGGGCGACTCGGACCTCGCCGGACTCGCGCCCTGGCTGGAGTCGGTGCTGCCCGACTGCCGGACCGTCGTCGTGCCGGGACACGAACACTCCGTGCTCGTCGAGGCGTCGGGGACGGTCGGCGGGCACATCCTGTCGCTCATCCTCGGTGCGGCAGCCCCGGTTCCACTGGCGGGGGCGGAAGCGCGGTGA